A stretch of Candidatus Symbiobacter mobilis CR DNA encodes these proteins:
- a CDS encoding helicase-related protein, translated as MPRIFDNIEKPLLPALQESLQVAERADFCVGYFNLRGWRHLSGYVDRWAGGEGQCCRLLVGMHVTPSDELRQALRTREDDDQIDNQTAQQEKRRIAEEFRQQLILGVPSNDDEAALRQLSVQIRAKKLFVKVHLRHPLHAKLYLLHRQDANNPVTGFLGSSNLTLAGLAKQGELNVDVLEHDACNKLMDWFEDRWGDRWCIDISKELTDIINESWAGERLVPPYHVYLKMAFHLAQEARAGLSEFRIPSVFGETLFDFQVAAVKIAAHHLNKRGGVLIGDVVGLGKSMMATALAKIFEDDYHTETLIICPKNLVSMWEDYAHRYRLHAKVLPLSKVLTELPEKTRRYRLVLIDESHNLRNKEGKRWKVIREYIKRNASLTVLLSATPYNKTYLDLSAQLALFLHEDTDIGIRPEKLLTELGGEHEFIRRHQCGVRSLAAFEKSEIPDDWRDLMRLYMVRRTRGFIMQHYAREDERGKYLLCSDGRKSYFPKRLPKNLRFKIDDANPSDPYARFYCAPVVHAINELMLPRYGLGNYIAPKPKTPPTAQQAKIIEGLSRAGTRLMGFCRTNLFKRLESAGPAFILSIERHILRNFIVLHAIENGLDIPLGTQGAELLDTRHYDEDPDGLLADDNGDDDHDHDVTDPTATNGLRTEADYHARAAKAYKAYSGALKSRFQWLPGTLFTKELAQDLLTDAQSLLRLLRLCGEWKADADTKLAVLIELINQRHPKEKLLVFTQFADTARYLQAQLVARGIKQVEEATGQSADPTSLVWRFSPESNGKREQIKKADELRVLIATDVLSEGQNLQDAHIIVNYDLPWAIIRLIQRAGRVDRIGQQSDTILCYSFVPADGVEQLINLRARVKQRLIENAEVVGSDESFFDDDTDEELIRDLYTEKNGILDDDGDTEVDLASYAYQIWKNATDADPSLASKIEAMPNVVYATKAHEHHPASPRGVLVYMRTAHGNDALAWMDEAGKPVTQSQLTILKAAACAANTPALPRTEHHHALTQQGLAHIVEEEKSFGGALGRPSGARCKAFERLKRYRNGLDDKRDLCTTDAHVREIDRALEEMYRYPLYQTATDTLKRQLKADIDDHKLAALILNLREDGRLCIITEDEYQREPKLICTLGLA; from the coding sequence ATGCCGAGAATCTTCGACAACATCGAAAAACCGCTATTGCCCGCCTTGCAGGAATCGCTGCAAGTTGCCGAGCGTGCTGACTTTTGCGTCGGGTATTTCAACTTGCGCGGCTGGCGCCACCTTTCCGGGTATGTTGATCGGTGGGCAGGCGGCGAAGGCCAATGCTGCCGATTGCTGGTTGGCATGCATGTGACCCCCAGCGACGAGCTTAGGCAGGCCCTGCGCACACGCGAGGACGACGATCAGATCGACAACCAAACGGCGCAACAAGAAAAGCGCCGCATTGCGGAAGAATTTCGCCAACAACTGATCTTGGGCGTTCCAAGCAATGACGACGAAGCTGCACTGCGGCAACTTTCGGTGCAGATTCGTGCCAAGAAGCTGTTCGTCAAGGTCCATCTGCGCCACCCGCTGCACGCCAAGCTGTACTTGCTGCATCGGCAGGATGCCAACAATCCGGTCACAGGATTTCTGGGTAGCTCCAATCTGACACTCGCGGGCCTTGCCAAGCAGGGGGAGCTGAACGTCGATGTGTTGGAGCACGATGCCTGCAACAAGCTGATGGATTGGTTCGAGGATCGCTGGGGTGACCGCTGGTGCATCGACATCTCCAAGGAACTGACCGACATCATCAACGAGAGTTGGGCAGGTGAACGTCTGGTGCCGCCCTATCACGTCTACCTCAAGATGGCCTTTCACCTGGCTCAGGAAGCGCGTGCCGGTCTTTCAGAGTTTCGGATCCCCTCCGTCTTTGGCGAAACGCTGTTCGACTTCCAGGTCGCTGCCGTCAAGATTGCCGCGCACCATCTGAACAAGCGCGGTGGCGTCCTGATCGGCGACGTGGTCGGACTGGGCAAATCGATGATGGCCACCGCCCTGGCCAAGATATTCGAGGACGATTACCACACCGAAACGCTCATCATCTGCCCCAAGAACCTCGTTTCGATGTGGGAAGACTATGCCCACCGGTATCGCCTGCATGCCAAAGTACTGCCGTTATCCAAAGTACTGACCGAACTCCCGGAGAAAACCCGGCGTTACCGGCTGGTCCTCATTGATGAATCGCACAACCTGCGCAACAAGGAAGGCAAACGCTGGAAAGTCATCCGCGAATACATCAAGCGTAACGCCAGCCTGACTGTTCTGCTCTCGGCCACGCCTTACAACAAGACCTACCTCGACCTTTCCGCGCAACTGGCCTTGTTCCTACATGAAGATACCGACATCGGCATTCGCCCGGAAAAACTGCTGACCGAGTTGGGCGGCGAGCACGAATTCATCCGCCGTCATCAGTGTGGCGTGCGGTCGTTGGCGGCATTTGAGAAAAGCGAAATTCCCGATGACTGGCGCGATCTCATGCGCCTGTACATGGTGCGCCGCACACGCGGCTTCATCATGCAGCACTACGCCCGCGAAGACGAGCGCGGCAAATACCTGCTGTGCTCGGATGGCCGGAAATCCTACTTTCCGAAGCGTCTGCCCAAGAATCTCCGTTTCAAAATCGATGATGCGAATCCGTCCGACCCCTACGCACGGTTTTATTGCGCCCCGGTGGTCCATGCGATCAACGAGCTAATGCTGCCGCGCTACGGCCTGGGCAACTACATCGCGCCCAAGCCCAAGACACCGCCTACGGCACAACAGGCGAAGATCATCGAGGGGCTTTCGCGCGCGGGCACGCGCCTGATGGGCTTTTGCCGCACCAATCTGTTCAAACGCCTGGAAAGTGCCGGCCCGGCATTCATCCTGTCCATTGAGCGTCACATCCTGCGTAACTTCATCGTTCTGCACGCAATCGAAAACGGCCTAGACATCCCGCTGGGTACGCAGGGTGCCGAACTGCTGGATACACGCCATTACGATGAGGACCCCGATGGCCTGTTGGCTGATGACAATGGTGACGATGACCATGACCATGACGTTACCGATCCGACAGCCACCAATGGCCTACGCACCGAGGCCGACTACCACGCCCGCGCTGCCAAGGCCTACAAGGCCTACAGCGGTGCGCTGAAAAGCCGCTTCCAATGGCTTCCGGGAACACTGTTCACCAAGGAACTCGCCCAAGACCTGCTCACGGATGCGCAATCCTTGCTCCGGCTATTGCGTCTTTGTGGCGAGTGGAAGGCCGATGCAGATACCAAGCTGGCTGTACTCATCGAACTGATCAACCAGCGCCACCCCAAGGAAAAGCTGCTCGTCTTCACCCAATTTGCCGACACCGCCCGTTATCTCCAGGCACAGTTGGTCGCACGTGGTATCAAGCAGGTGGAGGAGGCCACCGGGCAGAGCGCAGACCCGACTTCATTGGTCTGGCGTTTTTCGCCGGAATCGAACGGCAAGCGCGAGCAGATCAAAAAGGCCGATGAACTGCGTGTGCTGATTGCGACCGATGTGCTCTCCGAGGGCCAGAACTTGCAGGACGCGCACATCATCGTCAACTATGACCTGCCCTGGGCCATCATCCGCCTGATTCAACGTGCTGGCCGTGTCGACCGTATCGGGCAGCAGTCTGACACCATCCTCTGCTATTCCTTCGTGCCGGCTGATGGCGTGGAACAGCTCATCAACCTGCGTGCCCGGGTCAAGCAACGCCTGATCGAAAACGCCGAGGTCGTAGGCTCTGACGAAAGCTTCTTCGATGATGACACGGATGAAGAATTGATCCGCGACCTATACACCGAGAAGAACGGCATCCTCGACGACGACGGCGACACCGAGGTTGACCTGGCCTCCTACGCTTACCAGATATGGAAGAACGCCACAGATGCCGATCCATCGCTGGCATCCAAGATTGAGGCCATGCCCAACGTGGTGTATGCCACCAAGGCCCACGAGCACCATCCCGCATCGCCTCGGGGCGTGCTGGTCTATATGCGCACTGCCCACGGCAACGACGCGCTGGCCTGGATGGACGAGGCTGGCAAGCCGGTCACCCAGTCCCAGCTCACCATTCTGAAAGCAGCGGCCTGCGCGGCAAACACCCCGGCCCTGCCACGTACCGAACATCACCACGCGCTCACGCAGCAAGGGCTGGCCCACATCGTTGAAGAAGAAAAATCCTTCGGCGGAGCGCTGGGCCGCCCCTCTGGCGCGCGCTGCAAGGCCTTCGAGCGACTCAAGCGGTATCGCAACGGCCTGGACGACAAGCGGGACTTGTGTACCACGGATGCCCATGTGCGCGAGATCGACCGCGCCCTGGAAGAGATGTACCGCTACCCCCTTTACCAGACCGCCACCGACACCTTGAAGCGCCAACTCAAGGCCGACATTGACGATCACAAGCTGGCTGCATTGATCCTGAACCTGCGCGAGGATGGCCGCCTGTGCATCATCACCGAAGAT
- a CDS encoding TatD family hydrolase — protein sequence MWVDVHCHGGEPPDVARGERIHRVLSAWDVASFATVRAMAHATGASYTLGIHPLYVSRSPDEALDELERELERAVNDPALVAVGEIGLDRYVAAEITPSAYARQQCFLQRQLALARQHDLSVVLHSRRAVDDVAAALRRGSPQGWRGVAHAFAGSAQQARTLVGLGLKLGFGGAFTYTRALRLRRLAQELALDDIVLETDAPDMPPQWITPGASCGASCSNSDGAPDGTPYSSAELPRIGQALAALRGDSVAHIAQVTTRNALWALPRLGRTVDVR from the coding sequence TTGTGGGTCGACGTGCATTGCCACGGTGGGGAACCCCCTGACGTCGCGCGAGGGGAACGCATCCACCGGGTGCTTTCTGCATGGGATGTAGCCAGCTTCGCGACCGTGCGCGCCATGGCGCACGCCACTGGCGCCAGCTACACGTTGGGCATCCATCCGCTGTATGTATCCCGCTCCCCCGACGAGGCCCTGGACGAGCTGGAACGGGAACTGGAACGCGCTGTGAACGACCCCGCCCTGGTTGCGGTGGGGGAAATCGGCCTGGATCGGTACGTCGCAGCCGAAATCACCCCATCGGCCTACGCACGACAGCAGTGCTTTCTACAACGGCAACTCGCGTTGGCCCGTCAGCATGATTTGTCGGTAGTGCTGCACTCCCGCCGTGCGGTGGATGATGTGGCTGCTGCCTTGCGCCGGGGTTCGCCCCAAGGTTGGCGCGGCGTGGCCCATGCGTTTGCGGGGAGCGCGCAACAGGCGCGAACCCTGGTGGGGCTTGGGCTGAAGCTAGGGTTTGGCGGCGCTTTCACCTACACCCGCGCATTGCGTTTGCGGCGGCTGGCGCAGGAATTGGCGCTCGACGATATCGTTCTGGAAACCGACGCGCCCGACATGCCCCCGCAGTGGATCACCCCTGGTGCTTCCTGTGGCGCTTCCTGTAGCAACTCCGATGGCGCTCCAGATGGCACTCCATACAGCAGCGCGGAACTTCCCCGCATCGGTCAGGCACTGGCTGCATTGCGCGGGGATAGCGTCGCGCACATCGCGCAGGTGACTACGCGCAATGCGCTGTGGGCTTTGCCACGGTTGGGCCGCACAGTAGATGTCCGATAA